Proteins from one Suncus etruscus isolate mSunEtr1 chromosome 3, mSunEtr1.pri.cur, whole genome shotgun sequence genomic window:
- the LOC126004534 gene encoding prolyl 3-hydroxylase OGFOD1-like, translating to MSEKRPAEPGPSPAGKKKKKEVKADMSQAVTEETLQRQIAEAWSTRTPFHHDAIVVDMDPFPHCVIPNFIQNQNFVEELQKELLNLNFHEKCNDLYKFHQSDDLKKRREPHICALRKILYEDFRTWISNISKVNLESTIDMSCAKYEFSDILLCHDDELEGRRVAFILYLVPPWNRSSGGTLDLYNVDEHVQPKQIVKSLVPSWNTLIFFEVSPVSFHQVSEVLCEDKSRLSISGWFHGPSITRPPTYFEPPIPRSPHIPQDHEILYEWINPTYLDMDYQIQIQEEFEESSEILLKEFLKPEKFAKVCEALEKEDVTWNSQGPPNKRFYDKAEESKLPDILKDCMKLFRSEALFLLLSNFTGLRLHFLAPSEDETEHKKEAEAASVDTEEGTSHGFSEPEVDQVVSSNPQSGGQSTPQPEENEAKEESSVPTCHGELRRWKTGHYTLIYDNIKTEFALDLLFYCGCEGWEPEYGGFTCYIAKGEDEELLTVNPESNSLALVYRDRETLKFVKYINHRSLAQKKTIPHRTGFWDFSFVYYE from the coding sequence ATGAGTGAGAAACGGCCCGCGGAACCCGGGCCTAGCCCGGccgggaaaaagaaaaagaaggaggtgAAAGCAGATATGTCGCAGGCTGTCACGGAAGAGACCTTGCAAAGGCAAATAGCCGAGGCCTGGAGTACCAGGACGCCTTTCCATCACGATGCTATTGTCGTGGACATGGACCCCTTTCCTCACTGTGTGATCCCAAATTTCATCCAAAACCAAAACTTTGTTGAAGAGCTTCAGAAAGAACTTTTGAACTTAAATTTCCATGAAAAATGTAATGACTTATACAAGTTCCATCAGTCTGATGatttgaagaagagaagagaacctCACATCTGTGCTTTAAGGAAAATTCTGTATGAAGATTTCCGAACCTGGATTTCTAACATTTCTAAAGTCAACTTGGAGTCAACCATTGACATGTCCTGTGCTAAATATGAATTCTCAGATATCCTGCTCTGCCATGATGATGAGCTGGAAGGGCGGCGGGTGGCCTTCATTCTTTATTTGGTTCCTCCCTGGAACAGGAGTTCGGGAGGCACCCTGGATCTATACAATGTTGATGAACATGTTCAACCGAAGCAGATTGTCAAGTCTCTTGTCCCTTCTTGGAACACATTGATTTTCTTTGAAGTGTCTCCAGTATCCTTTCACCAGGTGTCTGAGGTCCTCTGTGAAGACAAGTCTCGTTTGTCCATAAGTGGCTGGTTTCATGGTCCTTCAATAACCAGGCCTCCCACCTACTTTGAGCCCCCCATACCTCGGAGTCCTCATATTCCTCAAGATCATGAAATTTTATACGAATGGATCAACCCTACTTATCTGGACATGGATTACCAAATTCAAATTCAAGAAGAGTTTGAAGAAAGTTCCGAAATTCTCCTGAAGGAGTTCCTTAAGCCTGAGAAGTTTGCCAAGGTCTGTGAGGCTTTGGAGAAAGAAGATGTGACCTGGAATAGCCAAGGCCCCCCTAATAAAAGGTTCTATGACAAAGCTGAGGAGAGCAAGCTTCCCGACATACTGAAGGATTGCATGAAATTATTCCGTTCTGAGGCACTTTTCTTGCTCCTCTCCAACTTCACTGGCCTGAGACTTCACTTCTTGGCTCCTTCTGAAGATGAGACAGAGCACAAAAAAGAGGCAGAAGCTGCTTCTGTTGACACTGAAGAAGGTACTAGCCATGGTTTCTCAGAGCCAGAGGTTGATCAGGTGGTCAGCAGCAATCCACAAAGTGGGGGACAGAGTACCCCACAGCCCGAGGAAAACGAAGCAAAGGAAGAATCAAGTGTTCCCACCTGCCATGGAGAATTAAGGCGTTGGAAGACTGGTCACTACACTTTAATCTATGACAACATCAAGACCGAGTTTGCCCTGGACTTACTTTTCTACTGCGGCTGTGAAGGCTGGGAGCCAGAGTATGGGGGCTTTACTTGCTACATTGCCAAAGGTGAAGATGAAGAGCTGCTAACAGTGAATCCAGAAAGCAATTCTTTGGCATTGGTCTACAGAGATAGAGAAACACTTAAATTTGTCAAGTATATTAACCACCGAAGCCTAGCACAAAAGAAAACCATCCCACATAGAACAGGTTTCTGGGACTTTTCATTTGTCTATTATGAATGA